Proteins found in one Brevibacillus brevis genomic segment:
- a CDS encoding YIEGIA family protein — translation MLKGLLAYDYVFPLVLGFLFGIMCRIHLLRTDYRQYPTYPHGKIIHVSLGVIASALGALAMPALLKENYTAVTFLTLAAQQFRDVRNMERTTLNEIDKQELVPRGGPYIEGIAMVFEGRNYMVMFTSLVTTTATILFHWWGGVIAGVIALLISRKLRSGKTLSLIAEIEPGEVRMEGRDLYVNDIYIMNVGLANAQEIIREHGLGFVLTPRDANAKVTIAHPGQRQAILHDVATQLGVYTDTGEPSLTPLVKRDIKSGRLGVFLLPQEKDVERATSVIRAVPILESVFRMPTKTRIVKKEL, via the coding sequence GTGTTGAAGGGATTGCTAGCTTATGATTATGTTTTTCCGTTAGTTCTCGGTTTCCTATTCGGCATTATGTGCCGGATTCATCTTTTGCGCACGGATTATCGACAATATCCAACTTATCCGCACGGAAAAATTATTCACGTTTCACTAGGGGTGATCGCATCCGCGCTCGGAGCGTTAGCGATGCCTGCGCTGCTCAAGGAGAATTACACGGCAGTCACATTTTTGACGTTGGCTGCTCAACAATTCCGTGATGTCAGGAACATGGAACGCACTACGCTCAACGAGATCGATAAACAGGAGCTGGTTCCCCGTGGAGGCCCCTATATCGAAGGGATTGCCATGGTGTTTGAAGGACGCAATTACATGGTCATGTTTACCTCATTGGTGACAACGACGGCGACCATTCTCTTTCATTGGTGGGGGGGTGTCATTGCAGGTGTCATCGCCTTATTGATTTCTCGCAAGCTGCGCTCTGGAAAAACATTATCGCTGATTGCAGAGATCGAGCCGGGAGAAGTGAGAATGGAAGGAAGAGACTTGTATGTGAACGACATTTACATCATGAACGTCGGGTTGGCAAATGCCCAAGAGATCATACGCGAGCATGGCCTGGGTTTTGTTCTGACACCGAGGGATGCCAATGCCAAGGTCACGATTGCCCATCCAGGTCAGCGGCAAGCAATTTTGCACGATGTTGCGACGCAACTCGGCGTATATACAGATACGGGCGAGCCATCGCTAACACCTTTGGTAAAACGTGATATAAAGTCAGGGAGACTCGGTGTATTTTTATTGCCGCAAGAAAAAGATGTGGAACGTGCAACGTCCGTCATTCGTGCAGTCCCGATTCTCGAAAGCGTCTTCCGAATGCCAACGAAGACTAGAATCGTGAAAAAGGAGCTGTAG
- a CDS encoding lysophospholipid acyltransferase family protein produces MSYYRLFRGFFRIIFSLVFRWQVIGREHIPKEGPVILCANHISLWDPPLLGGGIERQVHFMAKEELFKIPVLSFLITKFGAFPVKRGAGDRAAIRTTLKLLEDGKIFGIFPEGTRSKTGEPGEAMPGVAMFALKSEAAVIPVAIIGPYRPFRSIKIVYGKPIDLAHLREAKSSADTLKETSDLIMEHIKQLRNQHLS; encoded by the coding sequence TTGAGTTACTATCGTCTATTCAGAGGTTTTTTTCGCATCATTTTTTCGCTTGTCTTTCGTTGGCAAGTGATCGGGCGTGAACATATACCTAAGGAAGGCCCAGTGATCCTTTGTGCTAACCACATTTCTTTGTGGGATCCACCTCTTCTCGGGGGTGGCATCGAGCGTCAGGTTCATTTCATGGCCAAAGAAGAGCTGTTCAAAATTCCGGTCTTATCCTTTCTCATTACCAAATTCGGTGCATTTCCGGTCAAACGGGGTGCAGGAGATCGTGCGGCCATTCGTACGACTCTCAAATTGCTTGAAGATGGGAAAATCTTTGGAATCTTTCCTGAGGGAACCCGCAGCAAAACAGGGGAACCAGGGGAAGCGATGCCGGGTGTGGCAATGTTCGCGCTCAAATCAGAAGCTGCGGTCATTCCGGTTGCCATTATCGGGCCATATCGACCGTTTCGTTCCATTAAGATCGTATACGGAAAACCGATCGATCTTGCTCATTTGCGTGAGGCTAAGTCCAGCGCAGATACATTGAAGGAAACGAGCGACCTGATTATGGAGCACATCAAGCAATTACGGAACCAGCATCTCTCTTAG
- the der gene encoding ribosome biogenesis GTPase Der has translation MGLPVVAIVGRPNVGKSTIFNRLIGERVAIVEDMPGVTRDRLYGKGEWLTHTFHVIDTGGIEFGETDEILTQMRYQAELAIDEADVIIMIADSRTGVTDADVELARMLNRTGKPVVLAVNKADNPEMRADIYDFYSLGLGEPFPVSGSHGLGLGDMLEEVVQHFPAEDDEEKRDDVIRVSIIGRPNVGKSSLTNAILGEERVIVSDVAGTTRDAIDTPFERDDQSYILVDTAGMRKRGKVYETTEKYSVMRAMRSIEDSDVVLVVINGEEGIIEQDKKIAGYAHEAGRGVIIIVNKWDAIEKDDKTMQRFTELIREEFKYLDYAPILYVSAKSKQRVHTILPKVNEVAQAHAMRIPTAVLNDLVTDATIRTPPPSDRGKRLKINYATQATVKPPTFILFVNDPELMHFSYERYIENKIREAFVFEGTPVRIWTRKKT, from the coding sequence ATGGGATTACCAGTGGTAGCCATTGTGGGGAGACCCAACGTGGGGAAATCCACGATTTTTAACAGATTGATTGGCGAACGAGTCGCGATCGTGGAGGATATGCCGGGAGTAACCCGTGACCGCCTGTACGGGAAAGGTGAATGGTTAACTCATACTTTCCATGTGATTGATACCGGTGGAATTGAGTTTGGCGAGACCGACGAGATTCTTACACAGATGCGTTACCAGGCAGAGCTTGCGATTGACGAAGCAGATGTCATCATTATGATTGCAGATAGCCGTACAGGTGTGACAGATGCGGACGTTGAACTGGCACGAATGCTGAATCGGACAGGAAAACCTGTCGTACTCGCGGTGAACAAAGCGGATAATCCGGAAATGCGTGCGGATATTTACGATTTTTATTCCCTGGGCTTGGGCGAGCCATTCCCTGTCTCGGGTAGCCATGGTCTTGGCTTGGGCGATATGCTGGAAGAAGTGGTTCAGCATTTCCCAGCAGAGGATGACGAAGAGAAAAGAGATGATGTCATTCGTGTATCCATCATCGGTCGTCCAAACGTCGGGAAGTCTTCCTTGACGAATGCGATTCTAGGTGAAGAGCGAGTCATTGTCAGTGATGTTGCCGGAACGACCCGTGATGCGATCGACACGCCATTTGAGCGTGATGACCAAAGCTACATTCTCGTAGACACGGCAGGTATGCGCAAGCGTGGAAAAGTGTATGAAACAACGGAAAAATACAGTGTGATGCGTGCCATGCGTTCCATTGAAGATTCCGATGTCGTTCTTGTTGTCATTAACGGGGAAGAAGGCATTATCGAGCAAGACAAGAAAATCGCGGGTTATGCACATGAGGCTGGCCGTGGTGTCATTATTATCGTGAACAAATGGGATGCGATTGAAAAAGACGACAAAACGATGCAACGCTTCACAGAATTGATCCGCGAAGAGTTTAAATACCTGGATTATGCTCCGATTTTGTATGTGTCTGCAAAATCGAAGCAACGTGTCCATACGATTCTACCGAAGGTCAATGAAGTAGCTCAAGCACATGCGATGCGCATTCCTACCGCGGTTCTCAATGACTTGGTAACCGATGCGACGATTCGTACACCTCCACCATCTGATCGCGGCAAACGCTTGAAGATCAACTATGCGACACAAGCAACAGTGAAACCACCGACGTTCATTCTGTTTGTGAACGATCCGGAACTCATGCACTTTTCCTATGAACGTTACATAGAGAACAAGATCCGTGAAGCCTTTGTATTTGAAGGCACACCAGTTAGAATCTGGACACGGAAAAAAACGTAG
- a CDS encoding cell wall hydrolase: MTNLCGPMQIASVFFYIQIFMHNPFFLHQHYAKISIHAKEDSAVRTIWIAGVLVMLVAAGLNGYKVVWKEKNAAAVHEEQMAAPAAKNQTAKTKASFHPSRVSDNDLKIMANAVYGEARGEPFEGQVAVAAVILNRVKSPSFPDTPSAVIFEPRAFTAVADGQIWLTPNESAMKAVKNALNGWDPSGGCTYYFNPDTATSGWIWTRPQVKKIGKHIFCR, from the coding sequence GTGACCAATCTATGTGGGCCGATGCAAATAGCATCGGTCTTTTTCTATATCCAGATTTTCATGCATAATCCATTCTTCCTCCACCAACACTATGCAAAGATTTCAATACATGCCAAGGAGGATTCAGCCGTGCGTACAATCTGGATCGCAGGTGTGTTGGTGATGTTGGTAGCAGCGGGCTTGAATGGATACAAGGTTGTCTGGAAGGAAAAGAATGCAGCTGCTGTACACGAAGAACAGATGGCTGCACCTGCTGCAAAGAATCAGACGGCCAAAACCAAAGCCAGCTTTCATCCTTCAAGGGTCTCTGACAATGATTTGAAAATCATGGCAAATGCTGTTTACGGAGAGGCAAGAGGAGAGCCGTTTGAAGGGCAAGTAGCTGTCGCAGCCGTTATTTTAAACCGCGTCAAGAGCCCTTCGTTTCCTGATACGCCCTCGGCTGTGATATTCGAACCACGCGCTTTTACAGCAGTTGCTGATGGTCAAATATGGCTTACACCTAATGAAAGTGCGATGAAAGCAGTGAAGAACGCACTAAACGGCTGGGACCCGTCGGGAGGCTGCACGTACTATTTCAATCCAGATACAGCAACGTCCGGTTGGATTTGGACCAGACCGCAGGTTAAAAAGATCGGGAAACACATCTTTTGTAGATAA
- a CDS encoding flagellar brake protein, producing MMLPRIGQTIRLNFTSSSEETELQTFKSRVADLKDDVASIELPTSENTGRTGVFQPGTPCLVWYVGEDGSRYEFRSAIIGRENNHIPVLLLQLPAKEEIVRTQRRNYLRIDTTLDIAVKLDDPIRRYHFLARTLDISGGGLSFSCEESYHLKEKDNLHVWISLPSKNGQVQHAFVEMEIVRQKPAEEKGLHQWISGKFTQISEQDRAKVVRACYERQLELRKKGVVD from the coding sequence ATGATGCTTCCACGAATAGGACAAACAATAAGACTAAACTTCACGAGTTCCTCAGAAGAAACGGAGCTGCAAACTTTCAAAAGCCGTGTGGCCGATTTGAAGGATGATGTAGCTTCCATCGAGCTGCCAACCAGCGAAAACACTGGACGGACTGGGGTATTTCAACCAGGGACACCATGCTTGGTTTGGTATGTTGGCGAGGATGGCTCACGCTATGAATTTCGCTCTGCAATTATCGGCAGGGAAAACAATCACATTCCTGTACTGCTTCTGCAACTGCCGGCTAAAGAGGAGATTGTGCGCACACAGCGACGAAACTACTTGAGAATTGACACTACGTTAGACATCGCAGTCAAACTGGATGATCCGATTCGACGCTATCATTTTCTAGCACGAACGTTAGATATCAGTGGTGGTGGGCTGTCTTTTAGCTGTGAGGAAAGCTATCATTTGAAGGAAAAAGACAACTTGCACGTCTGGATTTCCCTTCCAAGTAAAAATGGACAGGTTCAACATGCTTTTGTTGAGATGGAAATCGTCAGACAAAAACCGGCGGAAGAAAAAGGTTTGCACCAATGGATTTCGGGTAAGTTCACCCAAATCAGCGAGCAAGATCGGGCAAAAGTGGTTAGAGCGTGTTACGAGAGACAGCTAGAGCTTCGCAAAAAAGGCGTTGTAGATTGA
- the fni gene encoding type 2 isopentenyl-diphosphate Delta-isomerase → MDRRSIRKLDHIRNALVTGEDSANSFDDVSFVPNSLPNAAFAETSLDTEIASLRLSSPIIINAMTGGAGGTTQINQKLAIIARERNLTMAVGSQMAALRDPDVMDSYRIVRREHPQGILFANVGAEATVEQAIAAVEMIEANGLQIHLNVMQELLMPEGDRDFRGYLERIQAIRESLDVPVIVKEVGFGMAKESIEKLIAIGIRTIDVGGRGGTNFAQVENMRSDQPQVMFEDWGFTTVESLLEANAIGHSGMSYIATGGVRHGLDVVKAASLGASAVGMAGAMLRMVQRESLEECLSTVDRWHHQIRVAMTALGMKGLAEAVCTPVMITGKTAERAKLRHMQLEELAQR, encoded by the coding sequence ATGGATCGTCGTTCGATTAGAAAACTGGACCATATTCGAAACGCTCTTGTCACCGGGGAAGATAGTGCGAATAGCTTTGATGATGTTAGCTTTGTTCCGAACAGCTTGCCGAATGCAGCGTTTGCTGAAACCTCACTGGACACCGAGATCGCATCTTTGCGACTCTCCTCACCGATTATAATTAATGCGATGACGGGTGGAGCTGGTGGGACTACGCAGATCAATCAAAAACTGGCGATCATTGCGAGAGAACGAAATCTGACTATGGCTGTTGGCTCACAAATGGCCGCTCTGCGTGATCCAGATGTTATGGATAGCTATCGGATTGTCAGAAGGGAGCATCCACAGGGGATCTTGTTTGCAAATGTAGGGGCAGAGGCAACAGTGGAGCAGGCAATAGCAGCTGTGGAGATGATTGAAGCGAACGGACTGCAAATCCATCTGAATGTCATGCAAGAGCTGCTGATGCCTGAGGGGGACCGGGATTTTCGCGGCTATCTTGAGCGGATACAAGCAATCAGGGAGAGTCTGGATGTGCCGGTTATTGTCAAAGAAGTCGGTTTTGGAATGGCGAAGGAATCAATCGAGAAGCTCATAGCAATCGGGATCAGAACAATCGATGTGGGTGGAAGAGGCGGAACAAATTTTGCTCAGGTCGAAAATATGCGAAGTGATCAACCTCAGGTCATGTTCGAGGATTGGGGATTTACGACGGTGGAGAGCTTACTGGAAGCGAATGCTATCGGTCATTCAGGAATGTCGTACATAGCAACTGGTGGTGTTCGTCATGGACTCGATGTTGTCAAAGCAGCTTCTTTAGGTGCGTCCGCTGTTGGAATGGCAGGGGCAATGCTGCGTATGGTTCAACGCGAATCTCTGGAAGAGTGCTTGTCTACCGTCGACAGATGGCATCATCAAATTCGTGTGGCGATGACCGCACTAGGAATGAAAGGTCTGGCTGAGGCCGTTTGTACTCCTGTAATGATCACGGGTAAAACAGCAGAGAGAGCTAAGCTTCGTCACATGCAATTAGAGGAACTGGCGCAACGTTAA
- the cmk gene encoding (d)CMP kinase codes for MNIAIDGPAGAGKSTVAQKVAGQLEYVYIDTGAMYRALAWAVHHHQLPISDESAVSELLQKNKIQLIRENGQQHVYWNEIDVTSWIRSTEVSQYASIVASYGSVREQMLVLQRRLATQGNVVMDGRDIGTHVLPDADVKIFLTASIQERAERRWKELLAKGTQTDLAELEKEIEERDRRDMQREVAPLRQAEDAVLVDTTGMTIDQVVDRILQICERTGESTH; via the coding sequence ATGAACATTGCCATTGATGGACCAGCGGGAGCAGGCAAAAGTACTGTCGCCCAAAAAGTAGCGGGACAACTGGAATACGTGTACATTGACACGGGTGCCATGTATCGTGCCCTTGCTTGGGCAGTCCACCACCATCAGCTCCCTATCAGCGACGAGTCTGCAGTTTCCGAACTTTTGCAAAAAAACAAGATTCAACTGATTCGGGAAAACGGACAGCAACATGTATACTGGAATGAAATCGATGTCACGAGCTGGATCCGTTCCACAGAAGTGAGCCAGTACGCCTCCATTGTAGCGAGCTACGGTTCCGTCCGTGAACAAATGCTTGTGCTCCAGCGACGCTTGGCAACCCAAGGCAATGTCGTCATGGACGGCAGAGATATCGGTACCCATGTTTTGCCTGATGCTGATGTGAAGATATTTCTGACGGCCTCCATCCAAGAGCGTGCAGAACGCCGCTGGAAGGAACTACTCGCAAAAGGTACCCAGACAGACTTGGCTGAGCTGGAAAAAGAAATCGAAGAGCGAGATCGACGGGACATGCAGAGAGAAGTCGCACCGTTGCGTCAGGCGGAAGATGCCGTTTTGGTAGACACAACAGGAATGACCATTGATCAGGTGGTCGATCGCATCTTGCAAATCTGCGAGCGAACGGGAGAGTCAACCCATTGA
- the ypeB gene encoding germination protein YpeB, with translation MVYGATARVLFPVALVALIGAGVWGYQEHNEKNSVLIKAENSYQRAFHDLTYHVDKLHDELGKSLVVNSRRQMTPILTNVWRLSYAAQADVGQLPLTLMAFNKTEEMLSRVADFSYRVAVRDLDKQPLSQSEYKTLKSLHTQAQDIQNELRKVQTVAMDKQLRWMDVETALASNKNKEDNTIIDGFQTIEKKVQEYPDLDWGVGIQSLDKKKQQRIKGIDGKPATKEEAEKNALAFLGLKPGDAKVEVNDNGKGQEYSAYSVRVTPNGHKTAINLDVTKRGGKVVWMMNERGVGEEKLDMKQAEEKGRVFLRNHGFDNMQVSEIDSYDRNALFTFVPVQDGVRIYPDGVVVEIALDNGEVTAYNSTEYLFNHKKRILSEPRLSKEEARKKVNPSVKVTDQRLALIEGKNDGKEVLTWEMTGSFEGNSYMVYINAMNGEEEEVVKMETGSGQNEGQ, from the coding sequence ATGGTATATGGAGCAACAGCACGCGTGTTATTTCCCGTTGCCCTGGTCGCCTTAATAGGCGCTGGCGTGTGGGGATATCAGGAGCACAATGAGAAGAACTCGGTCTTGATCAAAGCGGAAAACTCATACCAAAGGGCTTTCCACGATCTCACTTATCATGTGGACAAGCTGCATGATGAGCTTGGCAAATCACTGGTGGTCAACTCTCGCAGACAAATGACTCCCATCTTGACGAATGTCTGGCGCCTTTCCTATGCGGCACAAGCGGATGTCGGACAACTGCCATTGACCCTGATGGCATTTAACAAAACAGAAGAAATGCTGTCGAGGGTTGCGGATTTTTCCTATCGTGTCGCTGTGCGTGACTTGGACAAGCAGCCGTTGAGTCAGAGTGAATACAAGACATTGAAGAGCCTACACACACAAGCACAGGATATCCAGAATGAGCTGCGCAAGGTACAAACCGTCGCGATGGACAAACAATTGAGATGGATGGATGTCGAGACGGCATTGGCCTCTAATAAAAACAAAGAGGACAATACCATCATCGACGGATTCCAAACCATTGAGAAAAAAGTGCAGGAATACCCTGATTTAGACTGGGGCGTCGGAATACAGAGTCTCGACAAGAAAAAGCAGCAGCGAATCAAAGGGATCGATGGCAAACCAGCCACCAAAGAGGAAGCAGAGAAGAATGCACTGGCGTTTCTCGGGTTGAAGCCAGGAGATGCGAAAGTAGAAGTAAACGATAACGGCAAGGGGCAGGAATACTCAGCGTATAGCGTACGTGTCACGCCAAACGGGCACAAGACGGCCATTAACCTCGATGTCACCAAACGCGGTGGAAAAGTTGTTTGGATGATGAACGAGCGTGGAGTTGGCGAGGAGAAGTTGGACATGAAGCAGGCCGAAGAAAAAGGTCGCGTGTTCTTGCGCAACCATGGATTTGACAATATGCAGGTCTCTGAGATTGACAGCTACGACCGCAACGCGCTCTTTACGTTTGTGCCAGTTCAGGATGGCGTCAGAATTTATCCGGACGGGGTGGTCGTCGAAATCGCGTTGGACAACGGAGAGGTTACTGCCTATAATTCGACGGAGTATCTGTTTAATCACAAAAAGAGAATTCTCTCCGAGCCGCGCCTCTCCAAAGAAGAAGCAAGGAAAAAAGTCAATCCGAGCGTAAAAGTGACGGATCAGCGACTTGCTCTTATCGAAGGGAAAAACGATGGAAAAGAAGTACTGACGTGGGAAATGACAGGGAGCTTTGAAGGAAATTCGTACATGGTCTACATCAATGCCATGAACGGAGAAGAAGAAGAAGTTGTGAAAATGGAAACGGGATCGGGACAGAACGAGGGACAATAG
- the rpsA gene encoding 30S ribosomal protein S1: protein MMEETNVSLTDATTISVGDVVKATVTKVEDKQALVDLGYKYDGLIPISELSPLHVEKVSDVVAVGDTFEVKVIKLNDEKEELVVSKKAVAMESSWSDLEQKMQAGEIIEATVKEVVKGGLVVDVGVRGFIPASMVERHFVEDFSDYKGKTLALKVVEMDKEKNKVILSHKAVLEDEAKVQKQSIMDKIQVGQVLEGTVQRMTDFGVFVDIGGVDGLVHVSELAWNRVDKPSDVVKEGDKVQVKVLKIDRENERIGLSIKETQAGPWANVAEDFKAGSILNGTVKRLVSFGAFIELAPGIEGLVHISQIANRRVNTPSEVLKEGQEVQVKVLDVVPQEQRISLSIRAVEEDRVEQAERASKREQQQFTQENNQPMGVTLGELFGDLKDKFK from the coding sequence ATGATGGAAGAAACGAACGTAAGCTTGACGGATGCAACAACCATTTCTGTAGGAGATGTCGTAAAAGCAACCGTAACAAAAGTTGAGGACAAACAAGCGCTTGTAGATCTAGGCTACAAGTACGATGGTCTGATTCCTATCAGCGAACTGTCTCCACTGCATGTTGAAAAGGTATCTGATGTAGTAGCAGTTGGTGATACTTTCGAAGTGAAAGTCATCAAGCTAAACGATGAGAAAGAAGAGCTCGTTGTTTCCAAGAAAGCAGTAGCGATGGAATCCTCGTGGTCTGATCTTGAGCAAAAAATGCAAGCGGGTGAAATCATTGAAGCGACCGTTAAAGAAGTAGTGAAGGGCGGCCTTGTTGTTGATGTAGGCGTTCGCGGCTTCATTCCGGCTTCCATGGTAGAGCGTCATTTCGTTGAAGATTTCTCTGATTACAAAGGCAAAACATTAGCTTTGAAAGTAGTAGAAATGGATAAGGAAAAGAATAAAGTCATCCTGTCCCACAAAGCGGTTTTGGAAGACGAAGCAAAAGTGCAAAAGCAATCCATTATGGATAAAATCCAAGTGGGTCAAGTATTGGAGGGAACGGTTCAGCGCATGACCGATTTCGGCGTATTCGTGGATATCGGTGGTGTTGATGGATTGGTTCACGTATCTGAACTTGCTTGGAACCGTGTAGATAAGCCGTCCGATGTTGTGAAGGAAGGCGACAAAGTACAAGTGAAGGTCCTCAAAATTGACCGCGAAAACGAGCGCATTGGCCTTAGCATTAAGGAAACGCAAGCAGGTCCATGGGCGAACGTTGCAGAAGATTTCAAAGCGGGCTCTATTTTGAATGGAACGGTAAAACGTTTGGTGTCCTTCGGTGCATTTATTGAGCTGGCTCCTGGAATCGAAGGCCTCGTGCACATCTCCCAGATTGCAAATCGCCGGGTGAATACACCGAGTGAGGTGTTGAAAGAGGGCCAAGAAGTACAGGTGAAGGTTTTGGATGTTGTTCCACAAGAACAGCGTATTAGCCTGAGTATCCGTGCAGTCGAAGAAGACCGTGTGGAGCAGGCAGAACGCGCGAGCAAGCGTGAACAGCAACAATTCACGCAGGAAAATAACCAACCAATGGGCGTGACATTGGGCGAGTTGTTCGGTGATCTGAAAGACAAGTTTAAGTAA
- a CDS encoding capping complex subunit for YIEGIA translates to MTGVILAVITTNKDRIAGGVPIFIESTTEKMQQTAFTLEKILDGMVHEVSADTLIIVRHK, encoded by the coding sequence ATGACAGGAGTAATCTTGGCGGTGATTACCACGAACAAAGACAGGATAGCGGGTGGTGTGCCGATTTTTATCGAGTCTACTACCGAGAAGATGCAACAAACAGCCTTCACGCTGGAAAAGATACTAGACGGGATGGTGCATGAAGTAAGCGCCGATACCCTTATCATTGTTCGGCATAAGTAG
- the prsW gene encoding glutamic-type intramembrane protease PrsW: MIALIGAAVAPGIAILSYFYLRDSLEPEPISMVIRSFIFGMLLVVPIMVLQYIMQNEWNWRDGIVAEVFQSAVVEEFFKWMVIYFTVYKHLEFDEPYDGIVYAVAVSLGFATLENLFYLIINGTNIAIWRAFLPVSSHALFAVWMGYYLGRAKFSKDAKHERLFLWMSITLPIGLHALYNVIFLAVQNWLVVIVPFMLVLWWQGLKKVQRAHDFGSKNLSSRPQ, encoded by the coding sequence ATGATTGCTTTGATCGGCGCGGCAGTTGCCCCCGGTATCGCCATCTTAAGTTACTTTTACCTGCGTGACAGTCTCGAACCGGAGCCGATTTCGATGGTAATCCGGTCGTTTATCTTTGGTATGTTGCTGGTCGTACCCATTATGGTACTTCAGTACATCATGCAGAATGAATGGAACTGGCGGGATGGCATTGTCGCGGAAGTTTTCCAATCCGCTGTCGTGGAAGAATTTTTTAAATGGATGGTCATCTATTTTACGGTTTATAAACATTTGGAATTTGATGAGCCATACGATGGAATTGTTTATGCAGTTGCGGTGTCACTTGGTTTTGCTACGTTGGAGAATTTGTTCTACCTTATTATCAATGGAACGAATATCGCCATCTGGCGTGCCTTTTTGCCGGTATCCAGCCACGCGTTGTTTGCGGTGTGGATGGGATATTATCTCGGACGGGCCAAGTTTTCCAAGGACGCCAAACATGAGCGGCTTTTTTTATGGATGTCGATTACCTTGCCGATCGGCTTGCATGCCCTGTACAATGTGATTTTTTTGGCGGTGCAAAACTGGTTGGTAGTGATTGTGCCATTCATGCTTGTTTTGTGGTGGCAGGGCTTAAAAAAGGTACAAAGAGCACACGATTTCGGTTCTAAAAATCTCTCTTCACGTCCACAATAG
- the plsY gene encoding glycerol-3-phosphate 1-O-acyltransferase PlsY, which yields MVLLSWVLSYLIGSISFSYLIAKKVAGIDIRSHGSGNAGATNTLRVLGKGPGIAVLLLDALKGIAAMGLTHLMTGDPAAYAVAGLFVIAGHNWPIFFGFRGGKGIATTLGVVLGFSPLAFLIAAVLAVVVIAITRFVSLGSLVIVTVIPFTLYLLDKPISFVWASLAIAIFAYIRHYNNIRNLLAGNERKLGDKSNRKLG from the coding sequence ATGGTGTTATTATCCTGGGTGCTTAGCTATTTAATCGGTTCTATTAGCTTTAGCTATCTTATCGCCAAAAAAGTCGCAGGAATTGACATTCGTTCTCATGGCAGCGGAAATGCCGGTGCAACCAATACCCTCAGGGTGTTAGGTAAAGGCCCCGGCATTGCCGTTCTCCTTCTTGATGCACTAAAAGGAATAGCTGCGATGGGACTGACTCACCTGATGACGGGGGACCCGGCAGCATACGCGGTGGCAGGCCTGTTTGTTATCGCGGGTCACAATTGGCCGATCTTTTTTGGATTCCGTGGAGGGAAAGGCATTGCGACCACGCTAGGTGTCGTGTTAGGGTTTTCTCCCTTGGCATTTTTGATCGCTGCCGTGTTGGCTGTCGTAGTCATTGCGATCACTCGCTTTGTTTCATTAGGATCATTGGTGATCGTAACGGTTATTCCATTCACCCTTTACTTGTTGGACAAACCTATCTCCTTTGTTTGGGCGAGCTTGGCGATCGCAATCTTTGCTTACATTCGTCATTATAATAATATCCGCAATCTTCTTGCAGGAAACGAACGGAAACTAGGAGACAAGTCCAACCGGAAGCTGGGATAA